The Bacteroidota bacterium genome segment TGGAAATTTATTATTAGATAGCGTACACCATTATGTATATGATGGTTTCTATGCTAAAGGTCAACTGAATTTCAAGTTTATTATCTTTTGTAAAGAAGGAAGATTGAAATATTCTGTTGAGAATTTTCTTTTCACTTTCAAAGTAAGCCAAAACGATATTAGACAAAAAGCAATTGAGGATCTTTTGATTAAGCCTGAAAGTGAAAAGAAAAAAGAGAAAAAAAAGAAAAAACCTAGTTTTGAAGAAAAAAATATTCCTTACCTTGACTCTCAAATAAAAGCTCTCATCGCTGATTTCCTTTATAAAATGAATAAGAGTGATGAAGATGACTGGTAACTTTCAAAGTTTAGCCATATATTTCCCGATTATCTCCCGAAAAATAGATTGAAAGGGTGGATGCAAAACTCAAGCAAATAATGACTTTACTTATATCGACAGTTTAAAATGGCCGCTAATTACAAGTCCAATGCCCCGGATTAGAAAACAATGAAGTATCAATAATTGCATCCTCACCAGCAAAAGAATAGTCTAAAATAGAATCAACATATTTATAATATACATCAATATCATGCATATCGCCGCAATATGTATATGTTGAAAGAACCGAGCTATCTGGAAGTTTTAGAATCGAAAAAGTTGCACATTTCCTGCCATTTGCGAGATAGGAAATATCTGCCTCATAAGCTGAAATTTCTGAAGGAGTACCGCAAAATTCTTCGTATTGAACTTGATTAGTATCGAAAAATAATGTCGAATCAATAATCTCCCCAACTATTTCACAAGTTATACATTTTTTGCAGGAATTTGAAATCGACAAAATCAAAAATAGACTAATAAAAACTAAAATAAAACTCTTCATTTTTTCATACTTTATTATTCAGCGAAAATAAAAATTTATTTCGTACTAAAATTATTTCAATGAATAAAAAAAAGCCCTAACTAAAATGTTAGGGCTGATACTTTAATTTATCATCAAATAAATTGCGAATTGGGCAACTTTGCTAAAGTTTTGATATTCTTTAAGATACAAACTATTTCTTAAACTTCTTCAACACATCTTTCACAGCATCTTTATGAACTGTGAATCCCATCATTTTAAGTTTTATATAGTCTTCCTGAAAAAAGTAAAATCCGAATTCCAGAGCATTTTCATCATTATTTCTCGAACCAGAGCTGGAATCTTTTATCAAATACCAATCTTTTCCATTTTTTGTGGTGTGTCCCACTAGGTGCATTCCGTGATCGTCAGTGGTTGTTTTATTCGAAAATCTGAATTGGCGGGCATCTTCGTCAATAAATTCCGATGGAATATCGAAAGTTGGAATTAGTGCACAATTTGTGCTACGCAAAAAACCTGCTTCCGAAACATCACCACCAATACTCATTGTATATCCATTTAAGATTGCATTTTTTAATGCATCCATATAAATATCTAAAGGTACATTATAATACTCTTGACTGTGCCACCAATTGTCGGGCACTTTATATTCTACCTGCTCCCAATATGGTTCTTGTTTGTACGAAAGAATTTCTACATAATCATTCGGATTAATTTTCAAATACTCTTGCAAATATTGTTTGGGTGTAATTTTTTTTCCGTCAACAAAAAACTTGGTTGGAGGCATACCAATATGATGGTTCATAATATTTTTAATGGTCTCTAAAACAATAGCTTCGTTCCAAGCATTTGTCTCTTTCAATGAATTTAAATAAGCGTTCATTTCTTTAACCATTTTTTCGTGGGTATGAAATTTACGTCCATTTATCAAACCCATGTATTCGCTATATGGAACTGCTCCATATTTTTTGAACATTCGTGTAACTGCATTAGCTTCAGAACCTTGCGAAAAATGAGAATCTCCTCGTTCTTGAACAAAGCGGCGTGCCTTCTCTACATATTCCCAATATGCAATATAAATTTCCGAAAGTTTCACCTTTTTGCCAGTCAAACGAAATACTTCGCTTTCGTAGAAAGAAGTGGTTGAATAGCACCAGCAAGTACCTGCATTTCCTTGCGAAATTGTCGGATTGTGCCATGATACAGTTTTATAATCTGTCATTTTATTTGGCATTTTAAGCCCCGACTGATCCATTTGAAAACGTTTGTAAACATCCTTTTTTTCGAGTTTTGAATCAACGTCTCTTACATCTTTTAGAATTGACTCATAATAATAGCCTATGCCTTTTTCTATGACTAAGAATTTGCTTTTGTCCTTTTTTTGCGAAAAAGAAAAACTGCTTACCAGTAATAATGATATAAGAATTATTGCGAATTTTTTCATAATATAGATTGACTATAAAGTTTAATGTTTTGATTAAATATTCCTTTCTCGTTTAGAAAAGAAAAAATCACTTTCTCTATTGGCACTTTCGTCGCTATCGGAGCCATGAATTGCATTTTCCTGAAGCGATTTGGCATACAATTTTCTAATAGTACCTTCATCGGCTTTTGTCGGATCTGTATTTCCTATCAATTTCCTGAAGTCGGCAACTGCATTTTCCTTTTCCAAAATAGCAGCAACTATCCTCCCCGAAATCATAAATTCAACCAAACCCTCAAAAAATGGTTTTCCTTCGTGCTCTGCATAAAACTCTTCAGCATGATGCCGTCTGAGTTTCACCATTTTTAAAGCAACAATTTCAAATCCTGCTTCTTCAATCTTAGTTAAAATAGGGCCAATATATCCCTTCTCAATTGCCGATGGCTTAATCATCGTAAATGTTGTATTTCTCATACAAATTGTTATTTAATTATTAATTTACTTCCAATTTTTTCATAAGATATTATATATTTGAAAGCTGTAAAACACATACAAATTAAATAATTTATTTTGAAAAAAATAGCCCAAAATATTATCAACGATATTAATTCTCTGATAATCAACAAAAAAAACATAGTTATTATTCCACACCAAAATCCTGATGGAGACGCTATTGGTTCGGTTTTAGGATTATTTCATTTTTTTACTGCAAAAGGCAAATCTGCGACAGTGATTTCTCCTAATAATTTTCCCGATTTTCTTAAATGGATGCCCGGAGCCAATGATATTCTCATTTTTACTAAAAATCAAAAACACGCAAAAAAACTGATACAAAACGCTGAATTGTTCGTTTTCGGTGATTTTAATAGCCTTAGCAGAATTAAAAACCTTGAGAAAAGCATATTACAAAACGATGCTCCAAAAATTCTTATAGACCATCATCCATATCCTGACGACTTTGCAAACTTCACTATATCAGACACTTCTGTCAGTTCTACGGCTGAATTAGTTTTCGAATTTATACTTAGCTTAAATTCGATAAATGAAATTGATAAAAATATTGCTGAATGTTTATATGCCGGAATTCTGACCGATACCGGAAATTTCAGCTACAATTCGTCTAATCCCCGAACATTTGAAATTGCTGCTGAACTATTAAAAAAGAAAATCAATAAAGATCATATTTTCAAAAATATTTACGACAATTATGCATTGAGCAGATGGAAATTACTTGGATATTGTCTGTACGAAAAAATGAATATTTTGCATGAATTCAAAGTTGGATATATCAGTATTTCGAAACAAGAATTAGAAGATTTCGATTTCGTACCCGGCGATACCGAAGGTTTTGTAAATTACCCCTTGTCGGTAAAAGGAATTGTTGTTTCGGCTCTTTTTATAGAAAAAAATGACATAATCAAAATTTCTTTTAGGTCGAAAGGAGAATATGCTGTCAACGAATTAGCAAAGCAATATTTCAATGGTGGCGGGCATAAAAACGCTGCTGGCGGAGAAATTGAATTGTCCTTGAACGAGGCAATTGAAAAATTCATTTCCGTTTTACCAAACTTTTTCGAAATCGATGAATAAATCAAAACTTCTATTAATTACAATTTTCTCCTTATTATTGGGTTTTTCATGTACTGAGAATAAAAAACCTCTATCAGACAAAGAAATTAAGAAATACAAAAAACCGCTTGAGAATGTAAATAAATATTTGGTTGAAAAAGATGCCGAAATAATTGGAAGTTACGCTAAACGGAGAAATTGGGATATGCAAACAACAGAATCGGGTCTGTGGTATATGATTTATAAAAATGGCACTGGACAAAAAGCAGAAAATGGAATGATTGCAAGAGTAAATTATCATGTAAGTTTGCTTGATGGAACTTTTTGCTATAGCACAGATTCGCTCGGACCTGAAGATTTTAGAATAGGGCATAGTACTGCCGAACAAGGCTTGCAAGAAGGAATTATACTTATGAAAATTGGAGGCAAAGCTCGATTTATCCTTCCACCCCATTTGGCTCACGGTTTGCTTGGCGATGCGGACAAAATTCCACTTCGAGCAACAATTATTTATGATGTTGAACTTTTAAACTTGTTTGAAAACTAACAATATATAAAATCACAAATAGCAATTTGTCGGCAATTTTTTAAATTTCAAAAAAAAAATCGAAATTAAATGGAACATACAAAATACAAAATTCTATTAGTTGATGATGAGGAAGATATTTTAGAATTTCTTAGCTACAATTTGAGGAAAGCGGGATATATTGTTGCAACAGCAAATAATGGAAGAGATGCAATAATCCTTGCAAATCAAGATGTTCCGCATTTAATTCTGATGGACATAATGATGCCAAAAATGGATGGGATAGAAACTTGCGAAGAAATTCGCTTCAATCCTAAAATGCAGGATACAATAATTGCATTTCTAACAGCAAGAGGTGAAGATTATTCTCAAATTGCTGGTTTCGAGGCTGGAGCAGACGATTATATAACCAAACCAATAAAACCTAAAGTCCTACTAAGTAGAATAAAAGCACTGCTTAAAAGATATGGGAAACAAACAGATTCTTCTAAGGAAGGAGAAAATATCATTGACATTTCAAATTTAATTATTAACAAAGAAAAACATCTTGTAACCGTTGATGGTAAAGAAGTTTCCTTTCCTCGAAAAGAATATGAACTATTGCTATTGATGAGTACACATCCCGGAATTGTAATAACTAGAAACGAAATATTTCTGAAAATTTGGGGAGACGATGTTATTGTTGGCGATCGCACTATAGATGTCCATATTAGAAAACTTCGGGAAAAAATTGGGAACAATCATATTAAAACTATCAAAGGAGTTGGGTATAAATTTGTTGAGTAAAAATTTCGATCGATAGTTTTAAAATATTATACTTAATAAATTAGCAGTAACTTTGTATAAATATTAAATATAATGAAAGAATTTAGAGAAAAATATATAAATCCATTTACCGATTACGGTTTTAAAAGACTTTTCGGAGAAGAACCAAATAAAGATTTATTGCTTGACTTTCTTAATGAGTTACTAAAAGATATGGAAGGCGAAATAAAAGAGATTTCTTATTTACCTACCGAAAGACTTCCATTTTCAAAAGGAGATAGAAAAGCTATTTTCGATTTGTATTGTACTAATGAAAATGGAGAGAAATTTATTGTAGAGCTCCAGAAAACCAAACAGAAGTTCTTCAAAGACAGGACACTATATTATTCCACATTTCCTATTCAAGAACAATCTATTGTAGGACAGGATTGGGATTTCGAACTAAAAAAAGTTTACACAATTGCAATATTAGATTTTGTGTTTGACGAAGACAAAGACCAGCCCGAAAAATTTCGCTACGATGTGAAGTTATCTGATCTCGACACAAAAAAAGTCTTCTACGATAAATTGACTTTTGTCTATTTAGAAATGCCTAAATTTAACAAAAGAGAAAACGAACTCAAAACAAAATTCGATAAGTGGCTTTTTGTACTAAAGAACTTAAACAAATTAGACAGAATACCTCTTGAATTAAAAGAAAACATCTTTTTAAAACTGTTTGAAATAGCAGAAATTGCAAGATTAGACAGAAGTGAGTTTAATAGATACCAAGAAAGTTTAAATGCCTATAGAGATATTAAAAATTCTGTTGATACTGCTCGTGAAGAAGGAAAAATTGAAGGAAAAATTGAAATTGCAAAAGGGATGTTATCAAAAGGAATGGAAATTTCATTAATAATGGAATTATCAGGACTGACAAGCGAAGAAGTTAAAGCACTTCAATAAAAATGAGTTTTCATAGTAAACTAAATAAATAAAAATATGATCCATAAAAAAAATCAAATTATAATCCTTTTTTTGCTTATTTCATTTTTCGGATATTCGCAAAATCACAAATGCAATAAATCTCATAAGTTTAGTATTAATAAAAGTTTACATAGTGATTCTATTGATGTTTTGCACTATACAATAGATCTTAAAATTGTAGAATTTAGCACTAAAACAATCTCAGGAAATACTGAGATAAAACTAATTCCGAGAGAAAATAATGTAAGCAAAATATTGCTCGACTTATTGCAATTGACTATAGATTCGATGCAGCTCAATAATTCAAATTATACAAATTACACATATAATGATTCTGTTATCGAAATTGTACTTCCTTCAGCAATAAATCCTGTTGACACTAATTTACTTAAGATTTTTTACAGTGGGAGCCCTCAACTTGACCCAACCGGCTGGGGTGGTTTCGATTTTCAGTCTGGTGTTGCCTACAATTTGGGAGTTGGTTTTGGCGAAGACCCACACAATTTTGGGAGAGCTTGGTTTCCGTGCATCGACGATTTTATTGACCGTGCTACTTACGATTTTCATATTTCTGTAAGCCCGCAACACACGGCTGTTTGTAATGGCACATTAGTTTCTCAACAATTCAACAACGACAGCACATTGCAAACTTTCCATTGGAATTTAAGAGATAAAATCCCGACATATCTCGCCTCAGTAGCAGTTTCAAATTTTGTTGCAGTACGCGACACTTTCAACCTAATCAATGGAGAAATACCATCGGCATTGTATGTTCGCCCAAGTGATAGTATAAATGCAATAAATTCATTCATAAATCTTGGGCAAGCATTGGCAGGATTCGAAGAAGATTTTGGGGCATATATCTGGGAACGAGTGGGTTATGTCAGCACTCCGGTTGGAGCAATGGAACATCCAACAAATGTAGCTTTCCCAACCGGCTGTTTCAACGGCAGTTTGTCTTGCGAAAATACAATGGCACACGAACTTTCGCATCATTGGTTTGGAGACCTAATTTCTTGTGCCACTCAAGAAGATATGTGGATAAATGAGGGTTGGGCTTCCTTCTGCGAATCTATTTTCAAAGAATATGTTTATGGTTATCAAGCATATAAAGACTATACAAGAGAAAATCATCACAATGTTTTGAAAAAAACACATATAACCGACGATGGTTATCGAGCAATTTATGGAATCCCACACGCCTACACCTACGGTAGTACAGTTTATGACAAAGGTGCAAACGCTGTTCATTCACTGCGAGGATATCTTGGCGATGATTTATTTTTTGATGCTACAAAAAATTTCCTTCAAACTTATTCTTTTCAACCTGTTACGACTGAAAAATATAAAAACCAACTAAGTTCATTCACGGGAATTGATATGACCGGATTTTTTGATGCCTGGATATTATCGCCTGGCTTTGTGCATTTTTCTATCGATTCATTTTCTGTGGAAAACGCAGGAACTGACTTTGAAGTTGAAGTTTTTGTTCGCCAAAAATTAAAACATGCTCCAAATTTTGCAAACTTCAACCGCCTTGAAATAACTTTTATGGACGAAAATTGGCAAATCCAAACTGAAATTCTTGAATTTTCTGGAGAGCTTGGGAGCCAATCTTTTACAATCCCTTTTGAGCCAAAAATAGTTTTGGCTGATGCAGAAGAAAAGCTCTCAGATGCAACCACCGATGAATATAAAACCATACAAAATACAGGAGTTCATTATTTCGACAATTCAACCTATTTTGTTTTAGATGTAGAGCAAATTTCTGATTCGGCATTTTTGCGAGTCGAGCACAATTGGGTTTCGCCCGATCCTCTAAAAATAGTTGATGAAGCATACACTTTATCAGATTTTAGATATTGGAAAATTGATGGGATTTTACCTGCAAATTTTCTGGCAAAAGCAAAATT includes the following:
- a CDS encoding DUF4468 domain-containing protein, translating into MTKDQLYHKAKLWIVSTLKSGDNMVELNGTSSDQIVGTGNLLLDSVHHYVYDGFYAKGQLNFKFIIFCKEGRLKYSVENFLFTFKVSQNDIRQKAIEDLLIKPESEKKKEKKKKKPSFEEKNIPYLDSQIKALIADFLYKMNKSDEDDW
- a CDS encoding peptidase C1, whose protein sequence is MKKFAIILISLLLVSSFSFSQKKDKSKFLVIEKGIGYYYESILKDVRDVDSKLEKKDVYKRFQMDQSGLKMPNKMTDYKTVSWHNPTISQGNAGTCWCYSTTSFYESEVFRLTGKKVKLSEIYIAYWEYVEKARRFVQERGDSHFSQGSEANAVTRMFKKYGAVPYSEYMGLINGRKFHTHEKMVKEMNAYLNSLKETNAWNEAIVLETIKNIMNHHIGMPPTKFFVDGKKITPKQYLQEYLKINPNDYVEILSYKQEPYWEQVEYKVPDNWWHSQEYYNVPLDIYMDALKNAILNGYTMSIGGDVSEAGFLRSTNCALIPTFDIPSEFIDEDARQFRFSNKTTTDDHGMHLVGHTTKNGKDWYLIKDSSSGSRNNDENALEFGFYFFQEDYIKLKMMGFTVHKDAVKDVLKKFKK
- the ndk gene encoding nucleoside-diphosphate kinase; amino-acid sequence: MRNTTFTMIKPSAIEKGYIGPILTKIEEAGFEIVALKMVKLRRHHAEEFYAEHEGKPFFEGLVEFMISGRIVAAILEKENAVADFRKLIGNTDPTKADEGTIRKLYAKSLQENAIHGSDSDESANRESDFFFSKRERNI
- a CDS encoding bifunctional oligoribonuclease/PAP phosphatase NrnA is translated as MKKIAQNIINDINSLIINKKNIVIIPHQNPDGDAIGSVLGLFHFFTAKGKSATVISPNNFPDFLKWMPGANDILIFTKNQKHAKKLIQNAELFVFGDFNSLSRIKNLEKSILQNDAPKILIDHHPYPDDFANFTISDTSVSSTAELVFEFILSLNSINEIDKNIAECLYAGILTDTGNFSYNSSNPRTFEIAAELLKKKINKDHIFKNIYDNYALSRWKLLGYCLYEKMNILHEFKVGYISISKQELEDFDFVPGDTEGFVNYPLSVKGIVVSALFIEKNDIIKISFRSKGEYAVNELAKQYFNGGGHKNAAGGEIELSLNEAIEKFISVLPNFFEIDE
- a CDS encoding peptidylprolyl isomerase, coding for MNKSKLLLITIFSLLLGFSCTENKKPLSDKEIKKYKKPLENVNKYLVEKDAEIIGSYAKRRNWDMQTTESGLWYMIYKNGTGQKAENGMIARVNYHVSLLDGTFCYSTDSLGPEDFRIGHSTAEQGLQEGIILMKIGGKARFILPPHLAHGLLGDADKIPLRATIIYDVELLNLFEN
- a CDS encoding response regulator transcription factor; amino-acid sequence: MEHTKYKILLVDDEEDILEFLSYNLRKAGYIVATANNGRDAIILANQDVPHLILMDIMMPKMDGIETCEEIRFNPKMQDTIIAFLTARGEDYSQIAGFEAGADDYITKPIKPKVLLSRIKALLKRYGKQTDSSKEGENIIDISNLIINKEKHLVTVDGKEVSFPRKEYELLLLMSTHPGIVITRNEIFLKIWGDDVIVGDRTIDVHIRKLREKIGNNHIKTIKGVGYKFVE
- a CDS encoding PD-(D/E)XK nuclease family transposase; this encodes MKEFREKYINPFTDYGFKRLFGEEPNKDLLLDFLNELLKDMEGEIKEISYLPTERLPFSKGDRKAIFDLYCTNENGEKFIVELQKTKQKFFKDRTLYYSTFPIQEQSIVGQDWDFELKKVYTIAILDFVFDEDKDQPEKFRYDVKLSDLDTKKVFYDKLTFVYLEMPKFNKRENELKTKFDKWLFVLKNLNKLDRIPLELKENIFLKLFEIAEIARLDRSEFNRYQESLNAYRDIKNSVDTAREEGKIEGKIEIAKGMLSKGMEISLIMELSGLTSEEVKALQ
- a CDS encoding T9SS type A sorting domain-containing protein, whose translation is MIHKKNQIIILFLLISFFGYSQNHKCNKSHKFSINKSLHSDSIDVLHYTIDLKIVEFSTKTISGNTEIKLIPRENNVSKILLDLLQLTIDSMQLNNSNYTNYTYNDSVIEIVLPSAINPVDTNLLKIFYSGSPQLDPTGWGGFDFQSGVAYNLGVGFGEDPHNFGRAWFPCIDDFIDRATYDFHISVSPQHTAVCNGTLVSQQFNNDSTLQTFHWNLRDKIPTYLASVAVSNFVAVRDTFNLINGEIPSALYVRPSDSINAINSFINLGQALAGFEEDFGAYIWERVGYVSTPVGAMEHPTNVAFPTGCFNGSLSCENTMAHELSHHWFGDLISCATQEDMWINEGWASFCESIFKEYVYGYQAYKDYTRENHHNVLKKTHITDDGYRAIYGIPHAYTYGSTVYDKGANAVHSLRGYLGDDLFFDATKNFLQTYSFQPVTTEKYKNQLSSFTGIDMTGFFDAWILSPGFVHFSIDSFSVENAGTDFEVEVFVRQKLKHAPNFANFNRLEITFMDENWQIQTEILEFSGELGSQSFTIPFEPKIVLADAEEKLSDATTDEYKTIQNTGVHYFDNSTYFVLDVEQISDSAFLRVEHNWVSPDPLKIVDEAYTLSDFRYWKIDGILPANFLAKAKFSFDKRANQYMDFDLLDTANIDSLIILYRPNTATEWSEIAFERTGVSYYGDLVVDSLQVGEYTLALRYGAGLLSKPSINKDRAELKVYPNPSNNRFVFEFDIKEQGKIEISSIDGKRVFSKKVYQYQNSVNWNSNKFPEGIYIVSLKENNMKIAERKIVVQRWVN